One part of the Nitrososphaerales archaeon genome encodes these proteins:
- the asd gene encoding aspartate-semialdehyde dehydrogenase: MLRVAIIGATGVVGQEFIVSLHKHPWFEVRHLAASERSAGKKYIDAIHDNTIGVMKWHQHEPVPEYAKDMMVESVSDIKPQDVDLVFTAIEADDAKVIEPKFARAVPVISTAAAFRYENDVPILIPGINNDHVELIDIQRKNRGWKGFITPLPNCTTTGMAITLKPILDDFGIKRVFMTSMQAVSGAGRTPGVAALDIFDNIIPYIPKEEEKVQTETIKILGTLANGSIRPADMKVSCTCTRAAVLDGHTEAVFVETERPCAPDDVKRSMQRYSENVGIKGLPTAPPEYIHVHDDPTRPQPRLDRTMNDGMTTVVGRLRKDPAFENGIKYVLLSHNEKMGSARGAVLLAELIKQQNYM; the protein is encoded by the coding sequence ATGCTCCGTGTGGCAATAATAGGTGCAACTGGCGTAGTGGGACAGGAGTTCATAGTCTCGCTTCACAAACACCCGTGGTTCGAGGTAAGGCATTTGGCAGCCTCAGAGCGTTCTGCTGGCAAGAAGTACATCGATGCCATCCATGACAATACTATAGGAGTGATGAAGTGGCACCAGCATGAACCTGTTCCAGAGTATGCGAAGGATATGATGGTAGAAAGCGTTAGTGATATAAAACCGCAGGATGTTGACCTTGTCTTTACTGCTATAGAGGCCGATGACGCCAAGGTCATAGAACCAAAGTTTGCTAGAGCTGTCCCAGTTATTAGCACTGCAGCCGCCTTTAGGTACGAGAACGATGTACCTATACTCATCCCGGGAATAAATAATGATCATGTTGAGCTCATTGATATTCAGAGAAAGAACAGGGGGTGGAAGGGATTCATTACCCCCTTACCAAATTGCACAACAACGGGTATGGCTATCACGCTCAAACCTATCCTAGATGATTTTGGCATAAAACGTGTTTTCATGACATCTATGCAGGCGGTATCGGGCGCAGGGAGAACGCCAGGCGTTGCAGCATTGGACATTTTTGACAACATCATACCATACATTCCAAAGGAGGAGGAAAAGGTGCAAACAGAGACTATTAAGATTCTTGGCACCCTCGCCAATGGTTCAATAAGGCCAGCTGATATGAAGGTGAGCTGCACATGCACAAGAGCCGCTGTCCTTGATGGGCATACAGAAGCTGTATTTGTTGAAACAGAAAGACCTTGCGCACCTGATGATGTTAAGAGATCGATGCAGAGATATTCAGAAAACGTGGGTATCAAGGGTTTGCCTACCGCACCGCCAGAATACATCCATGTGCATGACGATCCTACAAGGCCGCAGCCAAGGTTGGATAGAACCATGAATGACGGCATGACAACTGTCGTTGGCAGGCTTAGGAAGGACCCCGCATTTGAAAATGGCATAAAATACGTTCTCCTGTCGCATAACGAGAAGATGGGATCGGCCAGGGGTGCTGTGCTGCTCGCGGAGCTGATCAAGCAGCAAAATTATATGTGA